The following are from one region of the Bacillota bacterium genome:
- a CDS encoding DUF4321 domain-containing protein has translation MFVKGTIIFVTIGRGYIVIRSARSPWILLLLLIAGALVGSAITQSLSMVPYIHSTASFGLTPPAVLDLHFASLTFGFSITLGPLTALGMILGLVIYRRI, from the coding sequence ATGTTTGTAAAGGGTACCATAATTTTTGTAACGATAGGGCGTGGATACATAGTGATTAGGTCTGCAAGAAGTCCCTGGATACTTTTACTGCTTTTGATTGCGGGAGCGCTGGTAGGCAGTGCCATCACCCAATCTTTAAGCATGGTGCCTTACATACACTCAACTGCTTCGTTTGGACTAACTCCGCCTGCAGTGTTGGACCTTCATTTTGCTTCTTTAACATTTGGGTTTAGTATCACACTGGGACCGCTTACAGCCCTGGGAATGATACTGGGCTTGGTAATTTATAGGCGAATTTAG